From a single Ailuropoda melanoleuca isolate Jingjing chromosome 12, ASM200744v2, whole genome shotgun sequence genomic region:
- the ZNF835 gene encoding LOW QUALITY PROTEIN: zinc finger protein 835 (The sequence of the model RefSeq protein was modified relative to this genomic sequence to represent the inferred CDS: inserted 2 bases in 1 codon; deleted 1 base in 1 codon): protein MEGLLPEAAPQGSEAGGTWKQEGQVRDRQANQESCLKQEVVAHGEEPAGDGARAQDELGGIPGTGSGPSRTQTDSGPQRRGAPRKNRKQKAADSGEERGGGPRKPWKCGDCGKAFSYCSAFTLHQRTHTGEKPFACAECGKAFSQSVHLTLHRRTHTGERPYACPECGKAFSQGSYLASHWRTHTGEXPHRCADCGKAFARPTNLAQHRRVHTGERPYTCGQCAKAFRNRSSLLEHQRIHTGEKPYACAQCDKAFRFSSALIRHQRTHTAERPYACGQCAKAFTQIAHLTQHRRVHTGEKPYTCPECGAPFSQSASLAEHRRIHTGEKPYACAQCGKAFTQVSHLSQHQRVHTGERPYACQDCGRAFSNRSHLVQHHLVHTGAKPYKCLECGVAFSHVSSLIEHQKIHTGEKPYRCGECGKAFSQGSSLTLHQRTHTGERPYACHECGKAFSNRSYLIQHHIVHTGEKPFECSGCGKAFSFSSALIRHQRTHADKKPYSCARCGDTFAQLPHLTQHLSSHREGRPVGSSEPAGESGRVTASPPSRTAPSASSPHFRPRGAEGRSPSSPRCA from the exons ATGGAAGGACTCTTGCCCGAGGCCGCCCCCCAGGGCTCCGAGGCGGGAGGAACCTGGAAACAAGAGGGTCAGGTCAGAGACCGGCAGGCAAACCAGGAAAGCTGTTTGAAGCAGGAGGTCGTGGCCCACGGGGAAGAGCCCGCCGGGGACGGTGCGCGGGCACAGGATGAACTCGGTGGAATCCCGGGAACCGGATCGGGCCCTTCCCGCACCCAGACCGACAGCGGGCCCCAGAGGCGCGGTGCGCCGAGAAAGAACCGGAAGCAGAAGGCGGCAGACTCCGGCGAGGAGCGAGGGGGCGGCCCCAGGAAGCCGTGGAAGTGTGGGGACTGCGGCAAGGCCTTCAGCTACTGCTCGGCGTTCACCCTGCACCAAAGAACCCACACCGGGGAGAAGCCGTTCGCGTGCGCCGAGTGCGGCAAGGCCTTCAGCCAGAGCGTGCACCTCACGCTGCACCGGCGCACGCACACGGGCGAGCGGCCCTACGCGTGCCCCGAGTGCGGCAAGGCCTTCAGCCAGGGCTCCTACCTGGCGTCGCACTGGCGCACGCACACGGGCGA CCCGCACCGCTGCGCCGACTGCGGCAAGGCCTTCGCGCGCCCCACG AACCTGGCGCAGCACCGGCGCGTGCACACGGGCGAGCGGCCGTACACGTGCGGCCAGTGCGCCAAGGCCTTCCGCAACCGCTCATCCTTGCTGGAGCACCAGCGCATCCACACGGGCGAGAAGCCGTATGCGTGCGCGCAGTGCGACAAGGCCTTCCGCTTCTCCTCGGCGCTCATCCGCCACCAGCGCACCCACACGGCCGAGCGGCCGTACGCGTGCGGCCAGTGCGCCAAGGCCTTCACGCAGATCGCGCACCTGACGCAGCACCGGCGCGTgcacacgggcgagaagccctATACGTGCCCCGAGTGCGGCGCGCCCTTCAGCCAGAGCGCCTCGCTCGCCGAGCACCGGCGCATCCACACAGGCGAGAAGCCGTACGCGTGCGCGCAGTGCGGGAAGGCCTTCACGCAGGTGTCGCACCTGAGCCAGCACCAGCGCGTGCACACGGGCGAGCGGCCGTACGCATGCCAGGACTGCGGCCGCGCCTTCAGCAACCGCTCCCACCTCGTGCAGCACCACCTCGTGCACACGGGCGCCAAGCCCTACAAGTGCCTGGAGTGCGGCGTGGCCTTCAGCCACGTGTCCTCCCTCATCGAGCACCAGAAGATccacacgggcgagaagccctACCGGTGCGGGGAGTGCGGCAAGGCCTTCAGCCAGGGCTCGTCGCTCACGCTGCACCAGCGGACGCACACGGGCGAGCGGCCCTACGCGTGCCACGAGTGCGGCAAGGCCTTCAGCAACCGCTCCTACCTGATCCAGCACCACATCGTGCACACCGGCGAGAAGCCCTTCGAGTGCAGCGGCTGCGGCAAGGCCTTCAGCTTCTCCTCCGCGCTCATCCGCCACCAGCGAACGCACGCCGACAAGAAGCCCTACTCGTGCGCCCGGTGCGGCGACACGTTCGCGCAGCTGCCGCACCTGACGCAACACCTGAGCTCGCACCGGGAGGGGAGGCCGGTGGGCAGCAGCGAGCCCGCGGGAGAGAGCGGACGCGTAACGGCGTCTCCCCCCAGCCGCACGGCGCCGAGCGCTTCCTCGCCTCACTTCCGGCCTCGCGGCGCTGAGGGGCGATCCCCGTCCTCCCCGCGCTGCGCGTGA
- the SMIM17 gene encoding small integral membrane protein 17 isoform X2, with the protein MQSLRPEQIRGLLEPERAKTLLPRESRTWEKRAASAKDWVAVEVGATSCDGDEKGLSPQEPGLAQDWNAAEGDEESEDSPGFVEWSKAPQQTTIVLVVCVLFLFLVLTGTPVMFHM; encoded by the exons ATGCAGAGCCTCAGACCTGAGCAGATTCGGGGGCTGCTGGAGCCCGAGAGGGCCAAGACGCTGCTGCCCCGGGAGAGCAGGACTTGGGAGAAGCGTGCTGCCTCAGCCAAAGACTGGGTGGCTGTGGAGGTCGGGGCCACCAGCTGTGATGGCGACGAGAAAG GTCTGTCTCCTCAAGAGCCTGGGCTGGCCCAGGACTGGAACGCGGCGGAGGGAGATGAGGAGTCAGAGGACTCGCCG GGCTTTGTGGAGTGGTCGAAAGCTCCACAACAAACCACCATAGTCTTGGTAGTGTGTGTCCTGTTCTTGTTCCTGGTTTTAACAGGGACGCCTGtgatgttccacatgtaa
- the SMIM17 gene encoding small integral membrane protein 17 isoform X1, with protein sequence MQSLRPEQIRGLLEPERAKTLLPRESRTWEKRAASAKDWVAVEVGATSCDGDEKGLSPQEPGLAQDWNAAEGDEESEDSPVSWGSPPLLQTPLQISVGGPFPSPPAWGCEPQAVSMGDSTKPVVVGPGVEGRHVMGSVHTYPPTLHSSTQISDSFPCLLIRVRVPSLPLSVRSSTSSVYLLVHSPTDPPVHSLGRSSTDSLNIKHSLSSHAPSLSFAGTPCIYPVICVFAHPSIHVQSLHPFSCCTSL encoded by the exons ATGCAGAGCCTCAGACCTGAGCAGATTCGGGGGCTGCTGGAGCCCGAGAGGGCCAAGACGCTGCTGCCCCGGGAGAGCAGGACTTGGGAGAAGCGTGCTGCCTCAGCCAAAGACTGGGTGGCTGTGGAGGTCGGGGCCACCAGCTGTGATGGCGACGAGAAAG GTCTGTCTCCTCAAGAGCCTGGGCTGGCCCAGGACTGGAACGCGGCGGAGGGAGATGAGGAGTCAGAGGACTCGCCGGTGAGTTGGGGGTCCCCTCCTCTTCTGCAGACGCCCCTGCAGATCTCAGTGGGtggtcccttcccttccccacccgcTTGGGGGTGCGAGCCCCAAGCAGTGTCCATGGGAGACAGCACGAAGCCTGTGGTCGTCGGACCCGGAGTGGAGGGTCGCCATGTGATGGGCTCTGTCCACACGTACCCTCCGACCCTTCACTCGTCAACTCAAATTAGCGATTCATTCCCCTGCCTCCTCATCCGTGTGCGTgttccatccctccctctgtctgtccgCTCATCTACTTCCTCTGTTTATCTCCTTGTCCATTCGCCCACCGATCCTCCTGTCCATTCACTCGGCCGTTCATCCACCGACTCACTGAACATCAAGCATTCACTGTCCTCTCATGCACCCAGCCTTTCATTCGCCGGCACACCATGCATATATCCAGTTATCTGTGTATTTGCCCACCCGTCCATCCATGTGCAGTCGCTTCATCCATTCAGTTGCTGTACGTCCTTGTAG